The Candidatus Cloacimonadota bacterium genome window below encodes:
- a CDS encoding pilus assembly protein PilM, protein MAKKKPTKFKESVGIDIGTHSIKLVHLKRLHDGYKLLNYEIRPTVPAGVEYIPSDLRRDRYAPILAEILRTLKIKPRKIKHLVTSIGGDHVSIKQIKTIFLPEDELESALFFEAKKHLPISGSDMLLDFQVLNVEERTNNMNILLVATTKEELKKHNDILTAADIAPGIVDAEPLAVANSFMLNAFVEEGVYVIVNMGAHRSNMIIYGPKAKFFSRDLAWGGYNITKDIMKRKNLSFEDAENHKFEHGITETGDTAGEGIGLSTLEISDKPTEEQIALEIKRSLRYYVKEAGNSDFRKVLLVGGSSKLKGLPEYFTEQLNIPTEIFNPFINLEMPEKLRDKKDPQLALAIGLAMRAE, encoded by the coding sequence ATGGCAAAAAAGAAACCAACTAAGTTTAAAGAATCTGTGGGGATTGATATAGGAACTCATTCTATTAAGCTGGTGCACCTCAAGAGACTACATGACGGTTACAAGCTGCTGAATTATGAGATCAGACCCACAGTTCCTGCTGGTGTGGAGTATATACCATCAGATTTACGAAGAGACCGTTATGCTCCTATATTAGCAGAAATATTGCGAACTTTAAAAATTAAACCGAGAAAGATCAAGCATCTGGTTACTTCTATTGGGGGTGATCATGTTAGTATTAAACAAATAAAGACGATCTTTCTCCCTGAAGACGAATTAGAATCAGCACTCTTTTTCGAAGCTAAGAAACACCTGCCAATCAGTGGTAGTGATATGTTGTTGGATTTTCAGGTATTGAATGTTGAAGAACGCACCAACAATATGAACATACTCCTCGTTGCTACAACCAAAGAAGAATTAAAAAAACATAATGATATCCTAACAGCAGCAGATATTGCACCGGGCATTGTTGATGCCGAACCATTGGCAGTAGCCAATAGTTTTATGTTAAATGCTTTCGTAGAAGAGGGGGTATATGTGATCGTCAATATGGGAGCACATCGCTCAAATATGATCATCTACGGACCAAAGGCGAAATTCTTCTCTCGAGATCTCGCTTGGGGTGGCTATAACATTACTAAAGATATTATGAAAAGAAAGAATCTCTCTTTCGAAGATGCTGAGAACCATAAATTTGAACACGGGATTACGGAAACAGGCGACACAGCAGGAGAAGGGATCGGCTTATCTACTTTAGAGATAAGTGATAAACCGACTGAAGAACAGATCGCTTTAGAGATAAAGAGGTCCTTAAGGTACTATGTCAAAGAAGCGGGCAACAGCGATTTCAGAAAAGTCCTGCTCGTTGGTGGAAGTTCAAAGTTGAAGGGATTACCCGAATATTTTACTGAGCAGTTAAATATTCCTACTGAGATATTTAACCCCTTTATCAATTTAGAGATGCCGGAAAAACTTAGAGACAAGAAAGACCCTCAGTTAGCTTTAGCGATAGGTCTGGCAATGAGAGCGGAGTAA
- the pilO gene encoding type 4a pilus biogenesis protein PilO: protein MKQRYLILLGAIVIVTFLFIYSANAMINNKTRDIRRIDAQIRRAQERLNSAKVMDEQLSQVSRVIDNTLISEQSFSPEEINAFVRTLAELADRNQIAVFSLIPRSAHSPANLVEHQFVMDIMCTYVQLGRFLTRIESLDYIVKVNTLDVKPVRSGVTELEVDGELVTQYRVIVELSVFKIVKEG, encoded by the coding sequence ATGAAGCAAAGATACTTAATACTCCTTGGTGCTATTGTTATTGTTACATTTCTCTTCATTTATTCAGCGAATGCCATGATAAATAACAAAACCAGAGATATCAGACGAATTGATGCCCAGATCAGAAGAGCACAAGAAAGATTGAATAGCGCCAAGGTTATGGATGAGCAGTTATCTCAGGTATCGAGAGTTATAGATAATACTCTGATTTCTGAACAATCATTTTCGCCGGAAGAGATTAATGCTTTTGTCAGAACTTTGGCTGAATTAGCAGATCGGAATCAAATCGCAGTATTTTCACTAATCCCTAGATCTGCTCATTCGCCCGCTAATTTAGTGGAACATCAATTTGTGATGGATATAATGTGTACTTATGTTCAGTTAGGTAGATTTTTAACAAGGATCGAAAGTTTGGACTACATTGTGAAAGTCAATACTTTAGATGTAAAACCGGTTCGCAGTGGCGTCACTGAACTTGAAGTTGATGGAGAGTTGGTAACTCAATACAGGGTTATTGTCGAGCTATCAGTATTCAAGATAGTAAAGGAGGGATAA
- a CDS encoding Ig-like domain-containing protein, giving the protein MKYSKILAISFVLLAILMMTFVGCDNRVFDSDKYRITSIIANPTVIYSDNNITYSTIRARVLDKEDFPVEDQTVRFRSDLGQLIATVKTNEMGIATTTFWDNGDLGLATIEAFIGTISKSVLVDIVETPEVETVEIQNDLTDLALEIQMTIRAEVINTLGEPVADGTMITFSATKGIFPESSIAETTDGIASVQYNTGTSAGLLTITARLGDKVGTKTGNINPGFPASISLMTQMVDEFGDWINVSPEGIPVNFPRPVRIRATVKDMYNNMNPGTPLEFETTLGGIQGSSITDENGVAYVNFFPGQSAGTAQITARTVQAGEGGDPITGITLLNIYSDAVHSISFEIAEEIFLDVIGVGGVESRSLRVELRDYGGNLVSGQHWVKYEIIGSNPPTGVNINNVGLSDEVQANDGVAVAAINSGTGSGTVKVKVSLVENPDINATKANIVIRSGPPSSVIPTIGDFDTGVSMGGGIWQIEAGAVVKDQYNNPVINGTAVWFSLADVPQPPPNCYIDGSGYTGNSTPSNDDGTPGYAGTFLYYHGANTFDQVKIIAESGEVIGELLATLPINQPRMEMVITPGYHEYFNNDPLSATQDGHIIVSLQDGQGNPVTGGNITMTSTHCIFEYYDWLDPYNNPINDETYPHIIKTYAGEANGTIRSRIWECPEPIDDYVTTVDVQVTARLLGTNTITQGSFTIRRYRDIPRP; this is encoded by the coding sequence ATGAAATATAGCAAAATTTTAGCAATTTCTTTTGTACTGCTTGCTATTTTAATGATGACCTTTGTTGGTTGTGATAATAGGGTGTTTGATAGCGACAAATATAGAATAACCAGTATTATTGCTAATCCTACTGTTATCTATTCCGACAATAACATAACATATTCAACGATCAGAGCACGGGTATTAGATAAAGAAGATTTTCCGGTTGAAGATCAAACTGTCCGTTTTCGCTCAGATTTAGGTCAGCTAATAGCAACTGTTAAAACAAACGAAATGGGTATTGCAACTACTACCTTCTGGGATAACGGAGATCTGGGACTTGCTACGATCGAGGCATTTATCGGTACGATCAGTAAATCTGTTTTAGTAGATATAGTCGAGACTCCGGAAGTGGAGACTGTAGAGATCCAAAATGATCTGACGGATCTAGCCCTTGAAATTCAAATGACTATCAGGGCAGAGGTCATTAACACTTTAGGGGAACCGGTAGCTGATGGTACCATGATTACCTTTTCTGCTACTAAAGGGATTTTTCCTGAATCAAGTATTGCCGAAACTACAGATGGTATTGCATCAGTACAATACAATACAGGTACCTCTGCCGGGCTATTAACTATCACAGCCCGTTTGGGTGATAAGGTCGGAACAAAGACCGGTAATATCAATCCCGGGTTTCCAGCAAGTATAAGCTTAATGACCCAGATGGTTGATGAATTCGGGGATTGGATTAATGTATCTCCAGAGGGAATTCCGGTAAATTTCCCACGCCCAGTTAGAATAAGAGCAACAGTTAAAGATATGTATAACAATATGAATCCGGGAACACCTTTAGAGTTTGAGACTACTCTTGGCGGAATTCAAGGTTCCTCTATTACTGATGAAAATGGTGTTGCTTATGTGAATTTCTTTCCCGGACAATCGGCAGGAACAGCTCAGATTACAGCAAGAACTGTTCAGGCAGGAGAGGGTGGAGATCCAATAACAGGTATAACACTACTCAATATCTATTCTGATGCTGTGCATTCAATATCTTTTGAAATTGCCGAAGAGATCTTTCTTGATGTTATTGGAGTAGGTGGAGTTGAATCAAGATCTTTGAGAGTTGAATTGCGGGATTACGGCGGAAATCTGGTCTCCGGTCAGCACTGGGTAAAATATGAGATCATCGGTTCCAACCCACCAACAGGAGTCAATATTAACAATGTGGGACTTAGTGATGAGGTTCAAGCCAACGATGGTGTTGCCGTTGCTGCGATAAATAGCGGAACTGGATCAGGGACAGTTAAAGTCAAGGTCTCTTTGGTTGAAAATCCTGATATAAACGCCACCAAAGCTAATATTGTAATCAGATCGGGACCACCATCAAGTGTCATTCCGACAATTGGAGATTTTGATACAGGTGTTTCTATGGGTGGCGGCATCTGGCAGATCGAAGCTGGTGCTGTAGTTAAAGATCAATACAACAACCCTGTTATCAATGGAACAGCAGTCTGGTTTTCTTTGGCTGATGTACCTCAACCTCCCCCCAATTGTTACATCGACGGTTCAGGATATACCGGTAATTCGACCCCCAGTAATGATGATGGAACACCCGGTTATGCCGGAACATTCTTGTATTATCATGGAGCGAATACCTTTGATCAGGTCAAGATTATAGCTGAGTCGGGTGAAGTTATCGGAGAGTTATTGGCAACGTTACCTATCAACCAACCGAGAATGGAAATGGTTATTACTCCCGGTTATCATGAATATTTCAACAACGATCCACTTTCAGCTACTCAAGATGGGCATATAATAGTTTCTTTACAGGACGGACAAGGTAATCCGGTAACCGGTGGTAATATTACTATGACTTCAACACACTGCATATTTGAATACTATGATTGGTTAGATCCGTACAATAATCCGATAAACGACGAAACATATCCACATATCATTAAGACATATGCAGGCGAGGCAAACGGTACGATCCGCTCCCGAATTTGGGAATGTCCGGAGCCAATTGATGATTATGTAACAACAGTTGATGTTCAGGTAACAGCCAGATTGCTTGGTACGAATACGATCACTCAGGGATCATTTACCATCAGAAGATACAGAGATATTCCTCGTCCGTAG
- the tadA gene encoding Flp pilus assembly complex ATPase component TadA — protein MSFNPQFARIGEILIHMGAATEDQVKEALIKQNNFNLKLGETLLKLGYIEEKDLLEALHQQLEIDVFDEEQLLDLESKVVKMIPEPFAVSNRVIAVREDEDGVVVAMTDPENIVIQDNLKKIISKAIKPVLISESVLTDTLEKYYKSIRTTSEVEDAVGEFGFVAVDEDENEINIDKSATADAPIVKLINLIITEAIKAGATDIHIEPLYKNSRVRYRIDGALREVMSPPIGVHAGVVSLVKVMSKLNIAERRLPQDGHISLRTSMKAVDVRVSITPTVTGEKVVLRLLDKGEFGFKLTTLGFDEDNLEIFKKWIRRPYGIIIVSGPTGSGKSTTLHAALKEIQDIESNIITVEDPVEYRLEGVTQIETKEKIGLTFAAALRSVLRQDPDIVLIGEIRDAETADIAVKFSLTGHLVFTTLHANDAPATITRIIDIGIPSYLVGSSLNLVMAQRLVRKICTHCKGDYQPTPEELRDCGITEEEAKKISFKIGKGCVHCDNTGYQGRTGIFEILEVTSDIRRLIFDGANQDLIREAAIKNSMETLHASAYKKMKKGITTIREVIKLTIVE, from the coding sequence ATGAGTTTTAATCCTCAATTTGCCCGCATTGGTGAAATACTAATTCACATGGGAGCAGCGACTGAAGATCAGGTAAAAGAGGCATTAATAAAACAGAACAATTTCAATTTGAAATTAGGTGAAACACTTCTTAAGCTTGGCTACATAGAAGAAAAGGATTTATTAGAGGCACTTCATCAGCAATTAGAGATTGATGTTTTTGATGAAGAACAGTTATTAGACCTTGAATCTAAAGTAGTTAAGATGATACCGGAACCCTTTGCGGTATCGAACAGAGTCATCGCTGTCCGCGAAGATGAAGACGGTGTTGTTGTAGCGATGACCGATCCCGAGAATATTGTCATTCAGGATAATCTCAAGAAGATAATTTCCAAGGCAATAAAGCCGGTATTGATCAGCGAAAGCGTTTTGACAGACACCTTAGAGAAATATTATAAAAGTATTCGTACAACTTCTGAAGTAGAAGATGCTGTTGGTGAATTTGGTTTCGTTGCCGTAGATGAAGATGAGAATGAGATCAATATTGATAAATCAGCGACGGCAGATGCACCAATTGTTAAGCTGATCAATCTGATAATTACAGAAGCAATCAAAGCCGGAGCAACTGACATTCATATAGAACCATTATACAAAAATTCCCGGGTTCGCTATCGTATAGACGGTGCCTTACGTGAAGTAATGAGTCCACCTATTGGTGTCCATGCCGGAGTGGTTTCGTTGGTCAAAGTTATGTCCAAATTAAATATAGCTGAGAGAAGATTACCACAAGACGGTCATATTTCTCTTAGGACGTCTATGAAAGCAGTTGATGTTCGTGTATCCATAACTCCGACAGTTACCGGTGAAAAAGTAGTACTACGACTCTTAGACAAAGGTGAATTCGGCTTTAAACTGACTACTCTCGGTTTTGATGAGGACAATCTGGAAATATTTAAAAAATGGATCAGACGCCCTTACGGTATTATCATTGTTTCCGGTCCGACAGGTAGTGGTAAATCAACAACTTTACATGCTGCACTGAAAGAGATCCAGGATATAGAATCAAACATTATTACGGTAGAAGATCCTGTTGAATACCGTTTGGAAGGGGTAACACAGATAGAGACCAAGGAAAAGATCGGCTTGACTTTTGCTGCCGCCTTACGTTCAGTTCTGCGTCAGGACCCTGATATCGTTCTCATTGGCGAGATCCGCGATGCCGAGACAGCCGATATAGCGGTGAAGTTCTCACTCACCGGACACTTAGTATTCACAACACTGCACGCTAATGATGCTCCTGCTACTATAACTCGTATCATTGATATTGGTATTCCAAGTTATTTGGTTGGATCTTCCCTGAATTTGGTGATGGCGCAGAGATTGGTTCGTAAGATCTGTACTCACTGTAAAGGAGATTATCAGCCAACTCCGGAAGAATTGCGTGATTGCGGAATAACAGAAGAAGAAGCGAAAAAGATCTCTTTCAAGATAGGTAAGGGTTGTGTACATTGTGATAATACAGGTTATCAGGGCAGAACAGGTATTTTTGAAATTTTAGAGGTCACTTCCGATATCCGCCGGCTGATCTTTGACGGAGCTAATCAGGATCTCATTCGGGAAGCAGCAATAAAGAACAGCATGGAGACACTACACGCCAGTGCCTATAAAAAGATGAAGAAGGGAATAACAACGATCCGCGAAGTGATCAAATTAACAATAGTAGAGTAA
- a CDS encoding type II secretion system F family protein, translating to MATFLYVIKDAKGIKIEGTIKAGSLDEAVDKLSKEGGTIISVKSAAEGAFKGKLSLFDKVMLVVYKIRTGISLKALVFFTRQLATMFSAGLTLEKAISNLEQEEKNKRLKKILKKISDDIKKGFSLSEAMEQHPGVFNNLYIALVQSGEVSGTLHTVLNNLSDYLEKIEDTRRKVLSAMAYPIFILIFLFFVVWGLFYYIIPMFGEVYARFGADLPAPTLAAIAISDFIRDNVLITLLMLFVVGFAIFLIYLTDRGRYFFDAMAFKLPIIGGLLKNSIISKFSRTFSILMGAGVPIMDTMELSENVVQNAVFEGAIRKARIMVKEGYSVVGAFRRTHVFPSTLLQLFATGEETGDMDKLLGKAAEFYEKLVDSVIDRLTALIEPVLIVLMASIVGTIIVVIYLPIFYLGLAISAGVY from the coding sequence ATGGCAACTTTCTTGTACGTGATCAAGGATGCTAAAGGCATCAAAATAGAAGGGACAATAAAAGCCGGCTCACTGGATGAGGCAGTAGATAAATTAAGTAAAGAGGGTGGTACTATTATATCGGTTAAAAGTGCCGCCGAAGGAGCATTTAAAGGCAAGTTATCGCTGTTTGACAAAGTGATGCTGGTCGTATATAAGATCCGGACCGGGATCTCGCTCAAGGCGTTGGTTTTCTTTACCCGGCAGTTGGCAACTATGTTTTCAGCCGGCTTAACCCTTGAGAAAGCGATATCAAATTTAGAGCAGGAAGAAAAGAACAAACGGTTAAAGAAGATCCTGAAAAAGATCTCGGATGATATCAAAAAGGGTTTTAGTTTATCAGAAGCGATGGAACAACATCCGGGTGTCTTTAATAATCTCTATATTGCTTTGGTGCAGTCCGGCGAGGTATCTGGTACATTGCATACCGTACTCAACAACTTATCAGATTACTTAGAAAAGATAGAAGATACCAGACGAAAAGTTTTATCTGCGATGGCATATCCGATCTTCATCCTGATCTTTCTTTTCTTTGTCGTTTGGGGTTTGTTCTATTACATTATCCCCATGTTTGGCGAAGTTTATGCAAGATTTGGGGCTGATCTGCCTGCTCCGACTTTGGCAGCTATAGCGATCAGTGATTTCATCCGGGACAATGTTTTAATAACATTACTTATGCTCTTTGTAGTCGGCTTTGCCATCTTTCTGATCTATCTGACCGACAGAGGACGCTACTTTTTTGATGCGATGGCTTTTAAATTACCTATTATAGGTGGCTTGCTCAAGAATTCTATCATCAGTAAGTTTTCCCGTACTTTTAGTATCCTGATGGGTGCCGGTGTACCCATTATGGACACTATGGAATTATCTGAGAATGTTGTGCAGAATGCCGTATTCGAAGGTGCTATTCGCAAGGCAAGGATCATGGTCAAAGAGGGTTATAGTGTAGTGGGTGCATTCAGAAGAACTCATGTTTTCCCTTCGACCTTGTTACAGCTATTTGCTACCGGTGAAGAGACAGGCGACATGGATAAACTACTTGGGAAAGCAGCCGAATTTTATGAAAAATTGGTAGATTCAGTCATAGACCGTCTTACAGCTCTTATAGAGCCGGTATTGATCGTATTAATGGCATCCATAGTTGGGACAATAATTGTCGTTATATATTTACCAATATTCTATCTTGGTTTAGCGATTAGTGCTGGTGTTTATTAA
- a CDS encoding VWA domain-containing protein: protein MRFNQFFSVLCLIFVIQMICSSILLSAVRFDRDNPAISLIIDRSGSMGFSNYMTPAKQRAQTFIGLMQVGDQVGVISYNETATVNFALTTITGTSTINSAQNAINNIQSSGRTSIGAGLAAGRNQLTNSTVSGQKAMILLSDGLDNYPPTAVSVVPTIPASIDVYTIALGPNSDQALLQWIANQTGGTYHYAPTPAVLQQIYNTISGMLRGYQNYLSGHDIIGAQETRYYSVNIDNADFVFFSVASNEEYSDQLSALELSLINPYGQEIHKNNCLNNDLAEGFSYKSYHISQPISGEWLIKIDNHSFSQNLEYDISVYGLSHLMMQHILPTNAMLVDDPLVLIVELTDNGNPVSNAAVTATVRYPDSNEMTTYSNSFPFEDETANDNDYVITRTSTELELILSETEPGRYETLFYDTSQSGSYIVEFSSLINYNNILISRNLLATYYLTTSEPVAAPILLQPENNLQNLITEVNFLWTPVLNADSYQIQIANDQEILFDINQIGENTITLTLPNYNTEYMWRVRALAGEEEGIWSNIFSFATGIPDVPIPINLQGYIQNNSISLYWEHPETEDFHGDPWFYKIFRNDSYYDYVMGSEDYYLDEHIYSDQPYSYHVTAFHHNGFESLPSNTITIDFVSIDLIGEISPVTGINYNYPNPFNPETNIVFSLAEPYKVKVDIYDIAGRLVKNLVDEYLDKGEHIVSWSGVDNENKSVTSGVYFVKMQTTGYIGHKKILLLK, encoded by the coding sequence ATGAGATTTAACCAGTTTTTTTCGGTACTATGTTTAATATTTGTTATACAGATGATCTGTTCTTCAATACTTCTGTCGGCAGTACGTTTCGACCGTGATAATCCGGCTATTTCACTTATTATTGATCGTTCCGGTAGTATGGGATTTTCTAACTATATGACTCCCGCCAAGCAGAGAGCACAAACTTTTATCGGTTTGATGCAGGTTGGTGATCAGGTGGGAGTAATTAGTTATAACGAAACTGCGACGGTCAACTTTGCCTTAACTACTATAACTGGTACTTCCACGATCAACTCAGCCCAAAACGCCATAAACAATATTCAATCCTCAGGCAGAACAAGTATCGGAGCAGGATTGGCAGCGGGTAGAAATCAACTAACCAATAGCACTGTCTCCGGACAGAAAGCAATGATCCTGCTCAGTGATGGATTGGATAACTACCCTCCAACAGCAGTATCAGTTGTACCAACGATTCCGGCAAGCATAGATGTATATACTATTGCTTTAGGTCCTAATTCCGATCAAGCGCTATTACAATGGATAGCCAATCAAACAGGAGGAACATATCATTATGCTCCTACCCCGGCAGTTCTTCAACAGATTTATAATACTATAAGTGGTATGCTAAGAGGGTATCAAAATTATTTATCTGGTCATGACATTATCGGAGCACAGGAAACACGATATTACTCTGTCAATATTGATAATGCAGATTTTGTGTTTTTTTCCGTTGCTTCGAATGAAGAATATTCAGATCAGTTATCAGCTCTTGAATTGAGTTTGATCAACCCGTATGGGCAAGAAATACATAAAAATAATTGCCTAAATAATGATTTAGCAGAAGGATTTTCATACAAATCATACCACATTTCTCAACCAATTTCCGGTGAATGGCTAATAAAAATAGATAACCATTCATTTTCACAAAACCTTGAATATGACATTAGCGTCTATGGTCTATCCCATCTAATGATGCAACATATCCTCCCTACCAATGCTATGCTTGTAGATGATCCGTTAGTGTTGATAGTTGAACTAACAGACAATGGCAATCCGGTCTCCAACGCTGCTGTTACTGCAACTGTCAGATATCCGGATTCTAATGAGATGACTACTTATAGCAACAGCTTTCCTTTTGAAGATGAAACAGCGAATGATAATGATTATGTGATAACAAGAACTTCAACAGAATTGGAGTTGATTTTGTCAGAAACAGAACCGGGACGCTATGAGACACTATTTTATGATACATCTCAGAGTGGGAGTTACATAGTAGAATTCAGTTCCTTGATCAATTATAACAATATTTTGATTAGTAGAAACCTTCTCGCTACCTATTATCTAACAACTTCAGAACCTGTAGCAGCACCGATCTTACTACAACCCGAGAATAATCTCCAGAATTTGATAACCGAAGTAAACTTTCTCTGGACTCCCGTTCTCAATGCTGATTCATACCAAATTCAGATAGCTAACGATCAGGAAATTCTCTTCGATATTAACCAAATAGGCGAGAATACAATTACCCTGACTCTTCCCAATTATAACACAGAATACATGTGGCGGGTTAGAGCATTAGCCGGAGAAGAGGAAGGAATATGGTCGAACATTTTTAGTTTTGCTACAGGTATCCCCGACGTACCAATACCGATCAATCTTCAAGGTTATATACAGAATAATAGTATAAGCTTGTATTGGGAACATCCTGAAACCGAAGATTTTCATGGAGACCCCTGGTTCTATAAGATATTTAGGAATGACAGTTATTATGATTATGTTATGGGATCAGAGGACTATTATCTCGATGAGCATATCTATTCTGATCAGCCATACAGCTATCATGTTACTGCTTTCCATCACAATGGTTTTGAATCATTACCGTCAAATACGATTACTATCGATTTTGTCTCTATTGATCTAATCGGGGAGATTAGTCCGGTAACTGGCATTAATTATAACTATCCGAATCCATTCAATCCTGAAACCAATATTGTTTTTTCTCTTGCCGAACCTTATAAAGTCAAGGTAGATATATATGATATTGCAGGGAGATTGGTTAAGAATCTGGTTGATGAATATCTGGATAAGGGTGAACATATTGTTTCATGGTCAGGAGTAGATAACGAGAATAAATCAGTGACCAGCGGGGTCTATTTTGTGAAGATGCAAACAACCGGATACATAGGCCATAAAAAGATACTCTTATTAAAATGA
- the mtnA gene encoding S-methyl-5-thioribose-1-phosphate isomerase, with product MLINGAHYNSVSYIPPDSEKPEAIRIIDQRFLPFQLIFRDLSTPEEVVTAIKDMLVRGAPLIGVTAAFGLVFALNVNQDKVCDGYIEETAQKILNARPTAVNTEYCIGRVLTAIKQHDNLEDQKIAALKTALDLLEEDKIICRQIGENGLGIIEEISQRKGKVNILTHCNAGWLACVDYGTVTSIIYKAQQAGIDLHVWVDETRPKNQGARLTVWELSQNGVDNTLITDNAGGHLMQKGLVDILLVGCDRVTQDGDVANKIGTYLKALAAWDNKIPFYVALPSSTIDWQMKNGLQNTPIENRDESEVKYVEGWCENEIKSVLITDINANVVNPGFDVTPAKYVTGLITERGVCQANREGITSLFPEMI from the coding sequence TTGTTAATTAATGGTGCCCACTACAACTCAGTAAGTTATATTCCTCCGGATTCTGAGAAACCGGAAGCGATCCGTATTATTGATCAAAGATTTTTACCATTCCAGCTTATTTTCAGAGATTTATCTACCCCTGAAGAAGTTGTTACAGCGATCAAAGATATGCTGGTACGGGGAGCTCCTTTGATCGGTGTAACTGCTGCTTTTGGGTTGGTTTTTGCCCTGAATGTTAACCAAGATAAAGTTTGTGACGGTTATATCGAAGAAACTGCCCAAAAAATCCTGAATGCCAGACCAACGGCAGTAAATACCGAGTATTGTATTGGGAGAGTTCTCACAGCTATCAAACAACACGATAATTTAGAGGACCAGAAGATAGCAGCTTTAAAAACCGCTCTTGATTTACTGGAAGAAGATAAAATAATTTGTCGTCAGATTGGAGAAAATGGCTTAGGCATTATTGAAGAGATCAGCCAAAGAAAGGGGAAAGTCAACATTCTTACTCACTGTAATGCCGGATGGTTGGCATGTGTTGATTATGGAACAGTAACCTCTATTATATATAAAGCTCAACAAGCTGGTATTGATCTGCACGTCTGGGTTGACGAAACGAGACCCAAGAATCAGGGTGCCAGACTAACCGTTTGGGAATTATCTCAGAACGGAGTTGACAACACTCTAATTACTGATAATGCCGGTGGGCATCTGATGCAAAAGGGTCTTGTCGATATTCTGTTAGTAGGTTGTGATCGGGTTACCCAAGATGGTGATGTAGCCAATAAAATCGGAACTTATCTTAAAGCTTTAGCTGCGTGGGATAACAAGATTCCCTTTTATGTTGCCCTGCCCTCTTCTACGATAGACTGGCAAATGAAAAATGGATTGCAGAACACACCGATAGAAAATCGCGATGAATCCGAAGTCAAATATGTGGAGGGTTGGTGTGAAAATGAGATTAAATCTGTCTTGATTACCGATATAAATGCAAATGTAGTCAATCCCGGTTTTGATGTAACTCCGGCGAAATACGTTACTGGATTGATTACCGAAAGAGGCGTGTGTCAAGCTAATCGGGAAGGAATTACCTCACTCTTTCCCGAAATGATATAG
- a CDS encoding class II aldolase/adducin family protein, with protein sequence MTNQPEGIIKYHCDWTKKPLEVLTVLELEKFNYWRSKLRERGVIGVDVTGIGYGNISMRVKVSKDFIITGSQTGHLNKLSPNELSLVTDYDILNNYIRCSGLIKASSEALTHAAIYTNSLDYKAVIHIHSHKIWKLVHEIYPVTDPKAEYGTPEMALSIEQLLTKTFDCLPQIIILGGHPDGIIICGSTLDSTGSKTIELLDNFE encoded by the coding sequence ATGACAAATCAACCAGAAGGGATCATCAAGTATCATTGTGATTGGACTAAAAAACCGCTTGAAGTTCTTACTGTTTTAGAACTGGAAAAATTCAATTATTGGAGAAGTAAGTTAAGAGAAAGAGGGGTCATTGGGGTTGATGTAACCGGAATTGGTTATGGCAATATTAGTATGAGAGTTAAAGTGAGCAAAGATTTTATAATCACCGGTTCTCAGACCGGTCATCTGAATAAATTGTCACCAAATGAATTATCACTGGTAACAGACTACGATATTCTCAATAATTATATCAGATGTTCCGGATTGATAAAAGCATCGTCTGAAGCATTAACTCATGCAGCTATATACACTAACTCCTTAGATTATAAGGCAGTTATTCATATACATAGTCATAAAATTTGGAAATTAGTACACGAAATCTACCCTGTCACAGACCCTAAAGCAGAATATGGAACACCTGAAATGGCTTTATCCATCGAGCAATTACTAACTAAAACATTCGATTGCCTGCCTCAGATCATTATTCTGGGTGGACATCCAGATGGTATTATTATCTGTGGCAGTACTCTCGACAGCACCGGATCAAAAACAATAGAATTATTAGACAACTTTGAGTAA